In Priestia megaterium NBRC 15308 = ATCC 14581, the following proteins share a genomic window:
- the dnaJ gene encoding molecular chaperone DnaJ: MSKRDYYEVLGISKSATKDEIKKAYRKLSKQYHPDINKAEDAADKFKEVKEAYEVLSDDQKKAQYDQFGHTDPNQGFGGFGGGGSDFGGFGFEDIFSSIFGGGGRRRDPNAPRQGADLQYTMTLSFEEAVFGKETTIEIPREETCETCHGSGAKPGTKVDTCSHCNGSGQLNVEQNTPFGRVVNRRACHHCNGTGKIIKDKCATCHGDGKVTKRRKINVKIPAGVDDGQQLRVSAQGEPGVNGGPPGDLYVVFHVRTHEFFERDGDDIYCEMPLTFAQAALGDEVEVPTLHGKVKLKIPAGTQTGTKFRLKGKGVANVRGYGQGDQHIHVRVVTPTKISEKQKQLLREFAELSGQEAVDEQHDSFFAKVKRAIKGE; encoded by the coding sequence ATGAGTAAGCGAGATTACTATGAAGTACTCGGTATCAGTAAGAGCGCTACAAAAGATGAAATAAAAAAAGCATACCGCAAGCTTTCTAAACAATATCATCCAGATATTAACAAAGCGGAAGATGCTGCTGACAAATTTAAAGAAGTAAAAGAAGCATATGAAGTATTGAGTGATGACCAAAAAAAAGCACAATACGATCAATTTGGTCATACTGATCCAAATCAAGGCTTTGGCGGCTTTGGTGGAGGCGGCTCAGACTTTGGCGGCTTCGGCTTTGAAGATATTTTCAGCTCGATCTTTGGTGGTGGTGGTCGCAGACGTGACCCTAATGCTCCGAGACAAGGTGCCGATTTACAATACACGATGACACTTTCTTTTGAAGAAGCTGTTTTCGGAAAAGAAACAACAATTGAAATTCCACGTGAAGAAACGTGTGAAACATGTCACGGTTCAGGTGCAAAACCTGGAACAAAAGTCGATACATGTTCGCACTGTAATGGTTCAGGTCAGTTAAACGTTGAACAAAACACGCCGTTTGGCCGCGTGGTAAATCGACGTGCGTGTCATCATTGTAATGGTACGGGAAAAATCATTAAAGACAAATGTGCAACGTGCCACGGTGACGGTAAAGTAACAAAACGACGTAAAATTAATGTTAAAATTCCAGCTGGTGTAGATGATGGTCAACAGCTGCGCGTAAGTGCTCAAGGAGAACCAGGGGTAAATGGTGGTCCTCCGGGAGATTTATACGTAGTGTTCCACGTGCGCACTCATGAATTCTTTGAACGTGATGGAGACGATATCTACTGCGAAATGCCTTTGACGTTTGCTCAGGCAGCGCTAGGTGATGAAGTAGAAGTACCAACTCTACACGGCAAGGTGAAGTTGAAGATTCCTGCTGGTACACAAACGGGAACGAAATTCCGTTTAAAAGGAAAAGGTGTGGCAAACGTACGAGGATATGGTCAAGGAGATCAGCATATTCACGTTCGAGTTGTAACTCCAACAAAAATATCAGAAAAACAAAAACAATTATTGCGTGAGTTCGCTGAACTGAGCGGTCAAGAAGCCGTTGATGAGCAGCATGATTCCTTTTTTGCAAAAGTAAAACGAGCAATTAAAGGAGAATAA
- the gpr gene encoding GPR endopeptidase, producing MEKELNLSQYSVRTDLAVEAKDIALENQPKPNNQSEIKGVIVKEKEEQGVKISMVEITEEGAEAIGKKKGRYVTLESVGIREQDTEKQEAMEEVFAKELNFFIKSLNIPDDASCLVVGLGNLSVTPDALGPKAVDNLLITRHLFELQPESVQDGFRPVSAIVPGVMGMTGIETSDIIFGVVKKVNPDFIIAIDALAARSIERVNATIQISDSGIHPGSGVGNKRKEISYETLGIPVIAIGIPTVVDAVSITSDTIDFILKHFGREMKEQGKPSKSLLPSGMTFGEKKKLTEDDLPNEEQRQTYLGMIGTLHDEEKRRLIHEVLAPLGHNLMVTPKEVDMFIEDMANVVAGGLNAALHHEVDQENFGAYTH from the coding sequence ATGGAAAAAGAACTTAATTTAAGTCAATATAGCGTGCGCACGGATTTAGCCGTCGAAGCAAAAGACATAGCGTTAGAAAATCAGCCTAAACCGAATAATCAGTCAGAAATCAAAGGCGTAATTGTAAAAGAAAAAGAAGAACAAGGTGTCAAAATTTCAATGGTAGAAATTACGGAAGAAGGCGCAGAAGCAATCGGTAAGAAAAAAGGCCGATATGTAACCCTTGAATCGGTAGGCATTCGCGAACAGGATACTGAAAAGCAAGAGGCCATGGAAGAAGTATTTGCTAAAGAGCTGAATTTTTTTATTAAAAGCCTCAACATTCCAGATGATGCTAGCTGTCTTGTAGTGGGTCTTGGAAACTTAAGTGTTACACCAGATGCGCTTGGACCAAAGGCAGTAGATAATTTGTTGATTACAAGACATTTGTTTGAGCTACAGCCTGAAAGCGTGCAAGATGGCTTTAGACCCGTTAGCGCCATTGTTCCGGGAGTAATGGGAATGACGGGTATTGAGACAAGTGATATTATCTTTGGCGTTGTAAAGAAAGTGAATCCAGATTTTATCATTGCAATCGACGCGCTGGCCGCTCGTTCGATTGAACGGGTAAATGCTACCATTCAAATTTCAGATTCAGGTATTCATCCGGGGTCTGGGGTTGGAAACAAACGCAAAGAAATCAGTTATGAAACACTTGGCATTCCAGTTATTGCAATAGGTATTCCAACGGTGGTGGATGCTGTTTCCATTACAAGCGATACAATTGACTTTATCTTAAAACATTTTGGCCGAGAAATGAAAGAGCAGGGAAAGCCGTCTAAGTCGCTGCTTCCATCTGGTATGACGTTTGGAGAAAAAAAGAAGCTCACGGAGGATGATTTACCTAATGAAGAGCAGCGTCAAACGTATCTCGGTATGATTGGCACCCTTCACGATGAAGAAAAAAGACGTCTTATTCATGAAGTGCTTGCACCTTTAGGCCATAATTTGATGGTTACGCCAAAAGAAGTGGATATGTTTATTGAAGATATGGCTAATGTAGTTGCAGGAGGACTTAACGCTGCTTTGCATCATGAAGTGGATCAAGAGAACTTTGGGGCATATACTCATTAA
- the dnaK gene encoding molecular chaperone DnaK encodes MSKIIGIDLGTTNSCVAVLEGGEPKVIPNPEGNRTTPSVVAFKNGERQVGEVAKRQAITNPNTIISVKRHMGTDHKVEAEGKQYTPQEMSAIILQHLKGYAEEYLGEPVTKAVITVPAYFNDAERQATKDAGKIAGLEVERIINEPTAAALAYGLEKTDEDQTVLVYDLGGGTFDVSILELGDGVFEVRATAGDNRLGGDDFDQVIIDYLVAEFKKENGVDLSKDKMALQRLKDAAEKAKKDLSGVTSTQISLPFITAGEAGPLHLEVSLSRAKFDELSAGLVERTMAPVRQALKDAGLSASELDKVILVGGSTRIPAVQDAIKKETGQDPHKGVNPDEVVALGAAIQGGVLTGDVKDVVLLDVTPLSLGIETMGGVFTKLIERNTTIPTSKSQVFSTAADSQTAVDIHVLQGERPMSADNKTLGRFQLTDIPPAPRGVPQIEVSFDIDKNGIVNVRAKDLGTNKEQAITIKSSTGLSDDEIDRMVKEAEENADADKQRKEEVELRNEADQLVFTTEKTLKDLEGKVEEAEVTKANEAKDALKAAIEKNDLEEIKAKKDELQEIVQALTVKLYEQAQQAQQAGEQGAQNDDVVDAEFEEVNDDKK; translated from the coding sequence ATGAGTAAGATCATTGGTATCGATTTAGGTACAACTAACTCTTGTGTCGCTGTATTAGAAGGCGGCGAACCAAAAGTAATTCCAAATCCAGAAGGAAACCGTACAACGCCATCAGTTGTGGCATTCAAAAACGGTGAGCGTCAAGTTGGGGAAGTAGCGAAACGTCAAGCTATTACAAACCCTAACACAATTATTTCAGTTAAACGTCATATGGGTACAGACCATAAGGTGGAAGCTGAAGGCAAGCAATACACCCCTCAAGAAATGTCAGCTATCATTCTTCAACATTTAAAAGGTTATGCTGAAGAGTATTTAGGTGAGCCTGTAACAAAAGCTGTTATCACAGTTCCTGCTTACTTTAATGATGCTGAGCGTCAAGCAACAAAAGATGCTGGTAAAATTGCTGGTTTAGAAGTAGAGCGTATTATTAACGAGCCTACTGCAGCAGCACTTGCATACGGATTAGAAAAAACAGATGAAGATCAAACAGTTTTAGTTTATGATCTTGGTGGCGGTACGTTTGACGTATCTATTCTAGAACTTGGCGACGGCGTATTTGAAGTTCGCGCAACTGCAGGTGACAACCGCCTTGGTGGTGACGACTTTGACCAAGTAATCATCGACTATTTAGTAGCTGAATTCAAAAAAGAAAACGGCGTTGATTTAAGCAAAGATAAAATGGCGCTTCAACGTTTAAAAGATGCGGCTGAAAAAGCGAAAAAAGATTTATCAGGTGTAACATCTACACAAATTTCTTTACCATTTATCACTGCTGGAGAAGCTGGTCCTCTTCACTTAGAGGTATCTTTATCACGTGCTAAATTTGACGAGTTATCAGCAGGTCTTGTAGAGCGTACAATGGCTCCTGTGCGTCAAGCTTTAAAAGATGCAGGTCTTTCTGCAAGCGAACTTGATAAAGTAATCTTAGTTGGTGGTTCAACTCGTATCCCAGCGGTACAAGATGCAATCAAAAAAGAAACTGGTCAAGATCCTCATAAAGGTGTAAATCCTGATGAAGTAGTTGCACTTGGTGCAGCAATTCAAGGTGGCGTATTAACTGGTGATGTAAAAGACGTTGTATTACTAGACGTAACCCCTTTATCACTAGGTATCGAAACAATGGGTGGCGTATTTACAAAGCTAATTGAGCGTAATACGACGATTCCAACAAGTAAATCACAAGTATTCTCAACGGCTGCAGATAGCCAAACGGCTGTAGATATTCATGTTCTTCAAGGTGAGCGTCCAATGTCTGCAGACAACAAAACGCTAGGTCGTTTCCAGTTAACTGATATTCCACCTGCACCACGCGGAGTACCTCAAATCGAAGTATCATTCGATATTGACAAAAACGGTATCGTAAACGTTCGTGCAAAAGATTTAGGTACAAACAAGGAGCAAGCTATTACAATTAAATCTTCAACAGGTTTATCAGATGATGAAATCGACCGTATGGTAAAAGAAGCGGAAGAAAACGCAGATGCTGATAAGCAACGTAAAGAAGAAGTGGAACTACGCAATGAAGCAGATCAATTAGTGTTTACAACTGAAAAAACATTAAAAGATCTTGAAGGAAAAGTAGAAGAAGCTGAAGTAACAAAAGCTAACGAAGCAAAAGATGCTTTAAAAGCAGCGATTGAAAAGAATGACCTTGAAGAAATCAAAGCGAAAAAAGATGAACTTCAAGAAATCGTTCAAGCGTTAACTGTAAAATTGTATGAGCAAGCTCAACAAGCTCAGCAAGCAGGTGAACAAGGCGCTCAAAATGATGATGTTGTAGATGCAGAGTTTGAAGAAGTAAACGACGACAAAAAATAA
- a CDS encoding 16S rRNA (uracil(1498)-N(3))-methyltransferase — translation MQRYFLPNDQFQEQSVIVTQDDAHHISRVMRMNEGSQFIACNEQGQAALCEIENISANEVKASIIEWISEEKELPVHVTIVNGLPKGDKLELIIQKGTELGAYKFIPFIAARSVVKWDDKKSQKKVDRWNKIAKEAAEQSHRTIVPAVEAPISFKKLVEISGDYTHKVVAYEERAKQGETSHLHAVLSALKPGHSVLVVVGPEGGLTEQEVGVLEENKFTISGFGPRILRAETAPLYALSAISYQTELMR, via the coding sequence ATGCAACGTTATTTTCTGCCAAATGATCAATTTCAAGAGCAAAGTGTCATAGTGACACAGGATGATGCCCATCATATCTCACGCGTCATGAGAATGAATGAAGGATCACAGTTTATTGCCTGTAATGAACAGGGGCAAGCTGCTTTGTGTGAAATTGAAAATATTTCCGCTAACGAAGTGAAAGCATCTATTATAGAATGGATAAGCGAAGAAAAAGAGCTTCCAGTCCATGTTACAATTGTGAACGGTCTGCCTAAAGGGGATAAGCTCGAGCTTATTATCCAAAAAGGGACAGAACTTGGGGCGTATAAGTTTATCCCTTTTATTGCGGCTCGTTCAGTTGTTAAATGGGATGATAAAAAGAGTCAAAAAAAAGTAGATCGCTGGAACAAGATTGCTAAAGAGGCTGCAGAACAATCTCATCGTACGATTGTACCAGCAGTAGAAGCCCCAATTTCTTTTAAAAAACTAGTAGAAATTAGCGGTGACTATACTCATAAAGTTGTAGCCTATGAAGAAAGAGCAAAGCAAGGAGAAACATCTCATCTGCACGCTGTTCTTTCGGCTTTAAAACCCGGCCATTCCGTGCTTGTGGTTGTAGGCCCCGAGGGTGGTTTGACCGAGCAGGAAGTAGGAGTATTAGAAGAAAATAAATTTACAATAAGCGGATTTGGTCCGCGGATTTTACGAGCAGAAACAGCTCCTTTATATGCGCTGTCTGCTATATCTTATCAAACTGAGTTAATGAGGTGA
- a CDS encoding DUF3679 domain-containing protein, translating to MIKFTLKSVVLTIFLLCIVFLGMQTAQQGLIKMKGYNDPSIEHVINVSKTSDGQVEAAVLGSKKVVNIDEKQQFLEKRKAFNFFSSLGQSLAEGVKSTIGKAFKAIHHLLN from the coding sequence ATGATTAAATTTACTTTAAAATCAGTAGTGCTAACCATTTTTTTACTGTGCATTGTATTTTTAGGGATGCAGACGGCTCAGCAAGGGTTGATTAAAATGAAGGGATATAATGACCCTTCGATTGAACATGTTATTAATGTTTCTAAAACGTCAGATGGTCAGGTGGAAGCTGCTGTTTTAGGTTCAAAAAAAGTCGTGAATATTGATGAAAAACAGCAGTTTCTAGAAAAACGAAAGGCTTTTAACTTTTTCTCCTCGCTAGGTCAAAGTTTAGCGGAAGGCGTAAAAAGTACAATAGGAAAAGCTTTTAAGGCTATCCATCATCTTCTTAATTAA
- the hemW gene encoding radical SAM family heme chaperone HemW encodes MVKAAYLHIPFCHHICHYCDFNKVFFKNQPVMPYLESMREEMKQTVERYPTTNLNTIFVGGGTPTALDEQQLEYFLESIRMYLPYDEKGEFTFEANPNELTKEKLQLLHDYGVNRLSIGVQTFNERLLEKIGRVHSNRQVFECVEQARKIGMSNISLDLIYSLPEQTVADFSSTLQTAFSLEVEHMSAYSLIIEPKTVFYNLMNKGKLPLPAQEEEAAMYELLMKEMDKQGFHQYEISNFAKPGYESIHNLTYWNNDDYYGIGAGAHSYIDGIRRANIGPLKKYIDSVEQNGNAYLNEVSVTEAEKMEEEMFLGLRKTKGVSKEEFKKKFNRELKDVFGEPIQEYKEKGLLGEDNSSVFLTHNGRFLGNEVFQAFIGII; translated from the coding sequence ATGGTGAAGGCAGCATATCTGCATATCCCGTTTTGTCATCATATTTGTCACTATTGTGACTTTAATAAAGTGTTTTTCAAAAATCAGCCCGTTATGCCGTATTTGGAAAGCATGCGAGAAGAAATGAAACAGACAGTCGAACGCTATCCAACAACCAATTTAAACACGATATTCGTTGGGGGTGGAACGCCCACAGCCTTAGATGAACAGCAGCTGGAGTATTTTTTAGAATCGATTCGTATGTACCTCCCTTATGACGAAAAAGGTGAGTTTACATTTGAAGCCAATCCGAATGAATTGACAAAAGAAAAGCTTCAGCTTCTCCATGATTATGGCGTGAATCGTTTAAGCATTGGTGTACAAACGTTTAATGAAAGATTATTGGAGAAAATTGGACGTGTGCATTCAAACAGACAGGTATTTGAATGTGTTGAGCAAGCGAGAAAGATTGGAATGTCGAATATAAGCTTAGACTTAATTTATAGCCTGCCAGAACAAACGGTAGCTGATTTCTCTTCGACGCTTCAAACGGCTTTTTCATTAGAGGTAGAGCATATGTCTGCCTATTCGTTGATTATTGAACCTAAAACGGTATTTTATAATCTAATGAACAAGGGGAAGCTGCCGCTGCCTGCTCAAGAAGAAGAAGCAGCGATGTATGAGCTGCTTATGAAAGAAATGGACAAACAAGGTTTTCATCAATACGAAATCAGTAATTTCGCAAAGCCAGGCTACGAGAGTATTCATAATTTAACATATTGGAACAACGACGATTATTACGGAATTGGCGCAGGCGCACATAGCTATATAGACGGAATAAGACGAGCAAATATTGGACCATTAAAAAAGTACATTGATTCGGTCGAGCAAAACGGAAATGCATATCTCAATGAAGTGAGCGTGACCGAGGCTGAAAAAATGGAAGAAGAAATGTTTTTGGGCCTTCGTAAAACGAAAGGAGTCTCAAAAGAGGAGTTTAAGAAAAAATTCAATCGAGAATTAAAAGATGTATTTGGAGAACCTATTCAAGAATACAAAGAGAAAGGACTTCTGGGTGAAGACAATAGCTCAGTCTTTTTAACACACAATGGTCGATTTTTGGGGAATGAAGTTTTTCAAGCCTTTATTGGGATAATCTAA
- the grpE gene encoding nucleotide exchange factor GrpE, which produces MSNEKQVEEQNEEVVEEVQTDAAEATEAEVSEEVNPLQQENDQLKQQLEEEENRYLRLQADFDNFRRRSRLDAEAAQKYRAQSLVSDILPALDNFERALQVNTADEQTKSVLQGVEMVYRQLVEALQKEGVEAIESVGKTFDPYEHQAVMQVEDDEYEPNTVVEELQKGYKLKDKIIRPAMVKVNQ; this is translated from the coding sequence TTGTCAAACGAAAAGCAAGTAGAAGAACAAAACGAAGAAGTGGTTGAAGAAGTTCAAACAGACGCTGCTGAAGCAACTGAAGCTGAAGTGTCTGAGGAAGTAAACCCTCTTCAACAAGAAAATGATCAATTAAAGCAACAGCTTGAAGAAGAAGAGAATCGCTACTTACGTCTACAAGCTGATTTCGATAATTTCCGTCGTCGTTCACGTCTCGATGCAGAAGCTGCTCAAAAATACCGTGCTCAATCATTAGTTTCGGATATTTTACCAGCACTTGATAACTTCGAACGTGCATTACAAGTTAACACAGCGGACGAACAAACTAAATCTGTGCTGCAAGGTGTAGAAATGGTATACCGTCAATTAGTAGAGGCACTTCAAAAAGAAGGTGTTGAAGCAATTGAATCAGTCGGGAAAACATTCGATCCATACGAGCATCAAGCAGTGATGCAAGTAGAAGACGATGAATACGAACCGAACACGGTAGTAGAAGAGCTTCAAAAAGGTTACAAATTAAAAGATAAAATCATCCGCCCTGCGATGGTTAAAGTGAATCAATAA
- the prmA gene encoding 50S ribosomal protein L11 methyltransferase, with translation MKWSEICIHTAQEAIEPISHILHESGASGVVIEDPADLVKDRDTTFGEIYDLNVEDYPEEGVVIKAYLPVNSFLAETVDGIKKEINGLLVYDFDLGANKVTISEVNEEEWATAWKKYYHPVKISERFTIVPTWENYEKVSTDELIIELDPGMAFGTGTHPTTVMSLQALERTVKAGDTVIDVGTGSGVLSIGAALLGASNVQALDLDEVAVRSARENIELNQVGNVVTVGQNNLLQGIEGPVDIVVANILAEVIVRFVDDAAKVLKPGGMFITSGIISAKKEDVKKALTGAGFVIQEVTLMEDWVAIIAQKQA, from the coding sequence ATGAAATGGTCTGAAATTTGTATTCATACAGCGCAAGAAGCAATTGAACCCATCTCTCATATTTTACATGAATCAGGAGCTAGCGGGGTAGTCATTGAAGATCCTGCTGATTTAGTGAAAGACAGAGATACAACTTTTGGTGAAATCTACGATTTAAACGTAGAAGACTACCCAGAAGAAGGTGTAGTGATTAAAGCATATCTTCCAGTTAACAGTTTTTTAGCAGAAACTGTGGATGGTATCAAAAAAGAAATTAATGGACTGCTTGTTTACGACTTTGATTTAGGAGCTAACAAAGTTACGATCAGTGAAGTGAACGAGGAAGAGTGGGCCACTGCTTGGAAAAAATATTACCATCCCGTGAAAATTTCAGAGCGTTTTACGATTGTACCAACTTGGGAAAACTATGAAAAAGTAAGCACAGATGAATTGATTATCGAGCTTGATCCCGGAATGGCTTTTGGGACAGGTACGCATCCAACAACGGTTATGTCTCTTCAAGCATTGGAAAGAACAGTGAAAGCAGGAGATACCGTTATTGACGTGGGTACAGGTTCAGGAGTGCTAAGCATTGGCGCAGCTCTGTTAGGAGCAAGTAATGTACAAGCTCTAGACCTTGATGAAGTAGCGGTACGTTCTGCTCGCGAAAATATTGAACTAAATCAAGTTGGGAACGTCGTAACAGTAGGTCAAAACAACTTATTGCAAGGTATAGAAGGACCGGTTGACATTGTTGTGGCGAATATTCTAGCTGAAGTAATCGTTCGTTTTGTAGACGATGCTGCAAAGGTATTAAAGCCAGGAGGCATGTTCATTACATCAGGTATTATTAGTGCGAAAAAAGAAGATGTCAAAAAAGCGTTAACGGGAGCGGGCTTTGTTATTCAAGAAGTAACGCTTATGGAAGACTGGGTAGCAATTATTGCGCAAAAACAAGCTTAA
- the lepA gene encoding translation elongation factor 4, with translation MDREARLKRQSKIRNFSIIAHIDHGKSTLADRILEKTNALTQREMKAQLLDSMDLERERGITIKLNAVQLQYKAKDGEEYTFHLIDTPGHVDFTYEVSRSLAACEGAILVVDAAQGIEAQTLANVYLALDNNLEILPVINKIDLPSAEPERVRQEVEDVIGLDASEAVLASAKAGIGIEEILEQIVEKVPAPEGDPDAPLQALIFDSFYDAYRGVVASIRIVQGRVKVGDKIKMMATGKEFEVTELGVLTPKAVAKDELSVGDVGFLTAAIKNVGDTRVGDTITLAKNGASEPLPGYRRLNPMVYCGLYPIDTAKYNDLREALEKLELNDSALQFEPETSQALGFGFRCGFLGLLHMEIIQERIEREFKIDLITTAPSVIYDVYLTDETHLSVDNPSNMPDPQKIERVEEPYVKATMMVPNDYVGAVMELCQKKRGNFIDMQYLDANRVSIVYEIPLAEIVYDFFDQLKSNTKGYASFDYELIGYQPSKLVKMDILLNGETVDALSFIVHRDSAYDRGKVIVEKLKELIPRQQFEVPIQAAIGQKIVARSTIKAIRKNVLAKCYGGDISRKRKLLEKQKEGKKRMKQVGSVEVPQEAFMAVLRMDED, from the coding sequence ATGGATAGAGAAGCAAGATTGAAACGACAATCGAAAATCAGAAACTTTTCGATTATTGCTCATATAGACCACGGTAAGTCAACATTAGCAGACCGTATTTTAGAAAAAACAAATGCGTTAACACAGCGAGAAATGAAAGCTCAGCTTTTAGATTCGATGGATTTGGAACGTGAACGTGGAATTACCATTAAATTAAATGCTGTGCAGCTTCAATACAAAGCAAAAGATGGAGAAGAGTATACTTTTCATCTAATTGATACACCGGGACACGTCGATTTTACATATGAAGTGTCGCGAAGTTTAGCCGCGTGTGAAGGTGCAATTCTAGTAGTAGATGCAGCTCAAGGTATTGAAGCTCAAACACTAGCAAACGTATATTTAGCGCTTGATAACAACCTTGAAATTTTACCTGTCATTAATAAGATTGACCTGCCGAGTGCAGAGCCAGAGCGAGTGCGTCAAGAAGTTGAAGACGTAATTGGATTAGATGCGTCGGAAGCTGTATTAGCTTCAGCTAAAGCAGGAATTGGAATCGAAGAAATTTTAGAACAAATTGTTGAAAAAGTTCCTGCTCCTGAAGGGGATCCAGATGCACCGCTTCAAGCACTAATCTTTGATTCATTTTATGATGCATACCGAGGTGTAGTTGCATCTATTCGTATCGTACAGGGACGAGTAAAAGTAGGCGACAAAATTAAAATGATGGCAACAGGAAAAGAGTTTGAGGTAACGGAGCTAGGTGTGTTAACGCCAAAAGCCGTTGCTAAAGATGAACTTTCTGTTGGCGACGTAGGGTTTTTAACAGCAGCTATTAAAAACGTTGGAGATACGCGAGTAGGGGACACGATTACACTTGCTAAAAATGGAGCAAGTGAACCTCTTCCTGGTTATCGTCGTCTGAATCCAATGGTATACTGCGGACTGTATCCAATTGATACAGCAAAGTATAACGATCTCCGTGAAGCACTAGAAAAGTTAGAGCTAAATGACTCTGCACTTCAGTTTGAACCAGAGACGTCTCAGGCCTTAGGGTTTGGTTTCCGATGTGGATTCTTAGGGTTGCTTCACATGGAAATTATCCAAGAACGTATTGAACGCGAATTTAAAATTGATTTAATTACAACAGCTCCAAGCGTTATTTATGACGTGTATTTAACAGACGAGACTCATCTGTCTGTAGATAATCCGTCTAATATGCCGGACCCACAAAAGATTGAACGTGTGGAAGAACCGTATGTAAAGGCAACGATGATGGTACCAAACGATTATGTAGGTGCTGTGATGGAGCTTTGTCAGAAGAAGCGAGGCAACTTTATTGATATGCAGTACTTGGATGCTAATCGTGTGAGTATTGTATATGAAATTCCACTAGCTGAAATTGTATATGATTTCTTTGATCAATTAAAATCAAATACAAAAGGCTATGCTTCGTTTGATTACGAGCTTATTGGATATCAGCCTTCGAAGCTTGTGAAGATGGATATTCTCTTAAACGGCGAAACGGTCGATGCACTGTCCTTTATCGTACACAGAGATTCGGCGTACGATCGTGGTAAAGTCATTGTAGAAAAGCTTAAAGAGCTTATTCCACGTCAACAGTTCGAAGTGCCGATTCAAGCGGCAATCGGTCAAAAAATCGTCGCGCGTTCAACAATTAAAGCCATTCGTAAAAACGTTTTAGCAAAATGTTACGGAGGAGATATCTCTCGTAAACGTAAACTTCTTGAAAAACAAAAAGAAGGTAAAAAACGTATGAAGCAGGTTGGTTCTGTTGAAGTACCGCAGGAAGCATTCATGGCTGTGCTTCGCATGGACGAAGATTAA
- the hrcA gene encoding heat-inducible transcriptional repressor HrcA, translating into MLTDRQLLILQVIIDDFIRSAQPVGSRTLSKKEEFNFSSATIRNEMSDLEELGFIEKTHTSSGRVPSEKGYRYYVDHLVSPQHLKASDVSTVRSVFAERIVELEQLVQKSAQILSDLTSLTSIVLGPKAVSHKLKQLQILPLTAQSAVSIIVTDTGHVESRTITLPSSIQPSDIEKMVNILNEKLIGVRITDLHDKMYKEVATLLKSHIQGYEQTMDILNDALKLNMNGKLVVGGKTNMFAQPEFHDLNKIRGLFNIIEHEQQFYKLLSPNEAGIHVKIGHENKLNEMVGCSLITASYSFGHEQLGTIAILGPTRMEYARVISLLTLLSSDMSQVLTNLYKE; encoded by the coding sequence GTGCTTACTGATCGACAGTTATTAATTTTACAAGTCATTATTGATGATTTCATTCGATCTGCGCAGCCGGTAGGCTCTCGAACATTATCTAAGAAAGAAGAGTTTAATTTTAGTTCGGCTACGATTCGTAATGAGATGTCAGACCTAGAAGAACTTGGATTTATTGAAAAAACTCATACTTCTTCAGGGCGCGTTCCGTCTGAGAAAGGTTATCGTTATTATGTTGATCATCTAGTGTCCCCGCAGCACTTGAAAGCAAGCGACGTTTCCACGGTGCGTTCGGTATTCGCTGAACGCATTGTAGAACTGGAGCAGCTCGTTCAAAAGTCAGCGCAAATTTTATCTGATTTAACGAGTTTAACGTCTATTGTGCTAGGACCAAAAGCGGTCAGCCATAAGTTAAAACAGCTGCAGATTTTACCTTTAACGGCTCAGTCAGCTGTTTCCATTATTGTGACCGATACAGGACACGTTGAAAGTCGGACGATTACACTGCCGAGCAGTATTCAACCTTCCGATATTGAAAAAATGGTTAACATTTTAAACGAAAAGCTCATCGGCGTTCGCATTACTGATTTACATGATAAAATGTACAAAGAAGTAGCGACGCTCTTAAAAAGCCACATTCAAGGGTATGAGCAGACGATGGATATACTCAATGATGCATTAAAGCTCAACATGAATGGCAAATTAGTAGTTGGCGGCAAAACGAATATGTTTGCTCAGCCGGAATTTCATGATCTTAATAAAATTCGCGGGCTGTTTAACATTATTGAACATGAACAGCAGTTTTATAAGCTGTTAAGCCCAAATGAGGCTGGCATACATGTGAAAATTGGTCATGAAAATAAATTGAATGAAATGGTAGGGTGCAGCTTAATTACAGCTAGTTATTCCTTTGGTCACGAACAGCTTGGCACAATTGCTATACTGGGACCGACCCGCATGGAATATGCGCGTGTGATTAGTTTGCTTACACTGCTGTCATCAGATATGTCTCAAGTATTAACAAACTTGTATAAAGAATAA